The Pseudomonas wenzhouensis genome has a segment encoding these proteins:
- a CDS encoding bifunctional DedA family/phosphatase PAP2 family protein, whose product MMQWFDSMNTWLQASPQWLALAIFLVACLECLAIAGIIIPGTVVLFTLAALAGNGALELWQTLLLAYAGGLLGDAISYTLGRRFHQGIRRLPVLREHPEWLIGAENYFQRYGVISLLVGRYIGPLRPMLPLVAGMLDMPAVRFALVSILAAAGWAVAYMLPGWATGAALRLPLPEGFWGAAGIVCAGLAVVVLLIIQASLRERRWAASLAALLGAIALAALLIGFPHLDSLDQGLMTLVQDERSRAFDAIAVLITRLGDFHVQLATGTLLIVLLLAARRWQAGLFVTASLLLAATATTILKHLLERTRPDVLLHPLESYSLPSGHTSAAFAFFLALGVLAGRGSAARTRLSWLVVATLPALAIALSRVYLGVHWPSDIIAGALVALTSCALSLALVQRAAPMQALPARVWWLVIPACAALFGAMVTWELSTALLRYRY is encoded by the coding sequence ATGATGCAGTGGTTCGACAGCATGAACACCTGGCTGCAAGCCAGCCCGCAGTGGCTGGCATTGGCCATTTTCCTGGTCGCCTGCCTGGAGTGCCTGGCAATCGCCGGCATCATCATCCCCGGCACCGTGGTGCTGTTCACTCTCGCAGCGCTGGCCGGCAATGGCGCCCTGGAGTTGTGGCAAACGCTGTTGCTCGCCTATGCAGGTGGCCTGCTCGGTGATGCGATTTCCTACACCTTGGGTCGCCGTTTCCATCAGGGTATCCGGCGCCTGCCGGTGCTGCGCGAGCATCCCGAGTGGCTGATCGGCGCCGAGAACTACTTCCAGCGTTACGGAGTAATCAGCCTGCTGGTCGGCCGCTATATCGGCCCACTGCGGCCGATGCTGCCACTGGTGGCCGGCATGCTGGATATGCCTGCAGTGCGCTTCGCGCTGGTCAGCATACTTGCCGCTGCCGGCTGGGCAGTCGCCTACATGCTGCCTGGCTGGGCCACTGGCGCGGCCTTGCGCCTGCCGCTACCGGAAGGCTTCTGGGGCGCTGCCGGCATCGTCTGTGCCGGCCTGGCGGTGGTGGTGTTGCTGATCATCCAGGCCAGCCTGCGTGAAAGGCGCTGGGCCGCCAGCCTGGCCGCATTGCTCGGCGCCATCGCCCTGGCCGCGCTGCTGATCGGCTTTCCCCATCTGGACAGCCTCGATCAGGGACTGATGACCCTGGTGCAGGACGAACGCAGCCGTGCCTTCGATGCCATCGCGGTGCTGATCACCCGCCTCGGCGACTTCCATGTGCAACTGGCTACCGGCACCCTGCTGATCGTGCTGCTTTTGGCAGCACGTCGCTGGCAGGCCGGCCTGTTCGTCACGGCCAGCCTGCTGCTGGCCGCCACCGCCACCACCATCCTGAAGCACCTGCTGGAGCGCACACGCCCGGATGTCCTGCTACACCCCCTGGAGAGCTACAGCCTGCCGAGCGGCCATACCTCGGCGGCGTTCGCGTTCTTTCTGGCCCTGGGTGTACTTGCAGGACGCGGCAGCGCGGCACGGACACGTCTGAGTTGGCTGGTGGTAGCCACGCTACCGGCCCTGGCCATCGCCCTGTCGCGGGTCTACCTGGGCGTGCACTGGCCCAGCGACATCATCGCTGGCGCCCTGGTAGCCCTGACCAGTTGCGCCCTCAGCCTGGCTCTGGTTCAGCGCGCCGCGCCGATGCAGGCCCTGCCGGCCAGAGTGTGGTGGCTGGTGATTCCGGCATGCGCCGCATTGTTCGGTGCCATGGTCACCTGGGAGCTATCGACGGCCCTGCTGCGCTATCGCTATTGA
- a CDS encoding LON peptidase substrate-binding domain-containing protein: MNLPLFPLNTVLFPGCVLDLQIFEARYLDMISRCMKQGSGFGVVCIIEGAEVGDAASHFAAIGCEARVCDFQQRPNGLLGIRVEGGRRFRVERAQVLPDQLTIADVQWLDAPEERPLRGEHADLAALLLALAQHPLVAGLGMTELPEGQWQLANRLAYLLPLEPQQKLQLLQMDDPEQRLDQLQAMVERLQGDGG, from the coding sequence ATGAATCTGCCGCTGTTCCCCCTTAACACCGTACTGTTTCCCGGTTGCGTGCTCGATTTGCAGATATTCGAGGCACGCTACCTGGACATGATCAGCCGCTGCATGAAGCAGGGTTCAGGCTTTGGCGTGGTGTGCATCATCGAGGGTGCCGAGGTCGGCGATGCGGCCAGCCATTTCGCGGCTATCGGCTGCGAGGCGCGGGTCTGCGATTTTCAGCAGCGCCCCAATGGCCTGCTGGGCATTCGCGTGGAGGGTGGTCGGCGCTTCAGGGTCGAGCGCGCCCAGGTGCTGCCGGATCAATTGACCATCGCCGACGTGCAATGGCTCGACGCCCCCGAGGAGCGACCACTGCGCGGCGAACATGCCGATCTGGCGGCGCTGCTCCTGGCTCTGGCTCAGCATCCGCTGGTCGCAGGTCTGGGTATGACCGAGCTGCCTGAAGGGCAATGGCAACTGGCCAATCGACTGGCCTACCTGCTGCCGCTGGAGCCGCAGCAGAAACTGCAGTTGCTGCAGATGGACGATCCCGAGCAGCGCCTCGATCAGTTGCAGGCCATGGTCGAGCGTCTGCAGGGTGACGGTGGATAG
- a CDS encoding LrgB family protein gives MSLDWQGAWQALTHHPLFGIGITLGAYQLAMAAYERTRWVFLQPVLVSMLTVIGILLLCGLSFAEYRSSVAPLTLLLGPATVALAVPLYLNLRRIRQLFWPIILTLLIAGTFATVLGAGLAWLFGAERPMLMSMAPKSVTSPIAMLVADQIGGIAALAAVFVMITGVIGAIVGPSILRLCRVHHPAAQGMALGITAHAVGTARALQESDECGAFAALAMSLMGVITAVLLPLAIVLLL, from the coding sequence ATGAGCCTGGATTGGCAGGGTGCCTGGCAGGCGCTGACCCATCACCCGCTGTTCGGCATTGGCATCACCCTGGGCGCCTATCAGTTGGCCATGGCCGCTTACGAGCGCACGCGCTGGGTGTTCCTGCAGCCGGTGCTGGTGTCGATGCTCACGGTGATCGGCATCCTGCTGCTGTGCGGCCTGAGTTTCGCCGAATACCGCAGCAGTGTGGCACCGCTGACCCTGCTGCTTGGCCCGGCCACCGTGGCCCTGGCGGTGCCGCTGTACCTCAACCTGCGGCGGATTCGCCAGCTGTTCTGGCCCATCATCCTGACCTTGCTGATCGCCGGCACCTTCGCCACCGTACTCGGGGCCGGGCTGGCCTGGCTGTTCGGCGCCGAGCGGCCGATGCTGATGAGCATGGCGCCCAAATCGGTGACCTCGCCGATCGCCATGCTGGTGGCCGATCAGATTGGCGGTATCGCTGCATTGGCGGCGGTGTTCGTGATGATCACCGGGGTCATCGGCGCTATCGTCGGGCCATCCATTCTGCGATTGTGCCGGGTGCACCATCCGGCGGCGCAGGGTATGGCGCTGGGCATCACCGCGCATGCCGTGGGCACGGCGCGGGCGCTGCAGGAAAGTGACGAATGCGGTGCTTTTGCCGCCCTGGCGATGAGCCTGATGGGGGTGATCACCGCCGTGCTGTTGCCTCTGGCGATTGTCCTGTTGCTGTGA
- a CDS encoding CidA/LrgA family protein, producing MLLRGLSWLVLCQLLGTVINVLLLPMLPGPIIGMLLLFGFLIVHGEVGEPLSVASSSLLKYLPLILVPPAVGVMAYASDIAADFWAVVGALVLSLLISLAFAGWLMQKLIERQQRREDV from the coding sequence ATGCTACTTCGCGGCCTTTCCTGGCTGGTGTTGTGCCAGTTGCTCGGCACCGTCATCAACGTTCTGCTGTTGCCGATGCTGCCCGGGCCGATCATCGGCATGTTGCTGTTGTTCGGCTTTCTCATCGTGCATGGTGAGGTGGGCGAGCCGCTCAGCGTGGCGTCCAGCAGCCTGCTCAAGTACCTGCCGCTGATCCTGGTGCCGCCCGCTGTGGGCGTGATGGCCTATGCCAGTGATATCGCCGCCGATTTCTGGGCGGTGGTTGGCGCGTTGGTGTTGTCGCTGCTGATCTCGCTGGCTTTCGCCGGCTGGCTGATGCAGAAACTGATCGAGCGCCAGCAGCGCCGGGAGGATGTATGA
- a CDS encoding MaoC family dehydratase: MPFVPVAELKDHVGKELGKSEWLTIDQQRINQFAECTGDHQFIHVDPEKAKLTPFGTTIAHGFLSLSLIPMLMEKIMIMPKDLKMAVNYGLDSVRFIQPVKVNSRVRLVVTLTDATEKNPGQWLLKARAVLEIEGQEKPAYIAEPLTLCFV, encoded by the coding sequence ATGCCGTTCGTACCCGTAGCAGAACTCAAGGATCATGTTGGCAAGGAACTCGGCAAGTCCGAGTGGCTGACCATCGATCAGCAGCGTATCAACCAGTTCGCCGAATGCACCGGCGACCATCAGTTCATCCACGTCGACCCGGAAAAAGCCAAGCTGACGCCCTTCGGCACCACCATCGCCCATGGTTTCCTCTCGCTGTCGCTGATACCGATGCTGATGGAAAAGATCATGATCATGCCCAAGGATCTGAAGATGGCGGTGAACTACGGTCTGGACAGCGTACGCTTCATTCAGCCGGTCAAGGTCAACTCCAGGGTGCGCCTGGTGGTGACGCTGACCGACGCCACCGAGAAGAACCCTGGCCAGTGGCTGCTCAAGGCACGCGCCGTGCTGGAGATCGAAGGCCAGGAAAAACCGGCCTATATCGCCGAACCGCTGACCCTCTGCTTCGTCTGA
- a CDS encoding C13 family peptidase, producing the protein MNPLAQRLLPVCLSLLLAGCDDARPLLPANATLPDGGQYRGEIVDGLLQGPGRLDYRNGSWFVGQFKDGMLEGSGEWQGPGGEHYLGEFHQGMFHGQGTLTYSDGSRYTGTFERNRFSGVGLLEQGDQRYQGEFLNDRFHGLGKLEMADGSSFQGQFVKGQPEGQGVRSDAYGNQYSGVFVQGLLNGQGSYQNADGDHYSGGFQNDQFHGKGRYQSASGETWAGEFVAGVMQGAGEYTDGQGTRYLGEFADWQYDGEGLLTLADGSAYQGRFSAGEYSGKGTLTLADGSRQSGTWQRGRLLRDEQGRMLPDSLELGLLLQGQLLDEAIAAIAPSTSARELYALTLAGDGKQSVFMREADYVSRLMRERFGAHGSVSLINHRDHLADRPLATRENLTRVVQALAERSGEEDLIFIYLTSHGSSRHELNLDQPRLQLADLPASELAALLAPLKQRNKVVVVSACYSGGFIPPLKDEKTLVMTAARADRVSFGCSEENNFTYFGRALFAEALGETDNLERAFELARERVAEREQIDGFEPSEPQIWAPRGVLQHWRELRQSQAERALGAVASSPAKD; encoded by the coding sequence ATGAATCCGCTTGCCCAGCGCCTGCTGCCTGTTTGCCTGTCCCTGCTGCTCGCCGGCTGCGACGACGCACGCCCACTGTTACCCGCCAACGCCACCCTACCCGATGGCGGCCAGTATCGAGGCGAGATCGTCGATGGTCTGCTGCAAGGGCCGGGACGCCTGGACTACCGCAATGGCAGCTGGTTCGTCGGCCAGTTCAAGGACGGCATGCTCGAAGGCAGCGGTGAATGGCAAGGCCCGGGAGGCGAGCACTATCTGGGGGAATTTCATCAGGGCATGTTCCATGGCCAGGGCACCCTGACCTACAGCGACGGCAGTCGCTACACAGGCACGTTCGAACGCAACCGTTTCAGCGGCGTCGGCCTGCTCGAACAGGGCGACCAGCGTTACCAGGGCGAATTTCTCAACGACCGCTTTCATGGCCTGGGCAAGCTGGAGATGGCTGATGGCAGCAGCTTTCAGGGCCAGTTCGTCAAGGGCCAGCCCGAGGGTCAGGGGGTGCGCAGCGATGCCTACGGCAACCAGTACAGCGGCGTATTCGTCCAGGGGCTGCTCAATGGCCAGGGCAGTTACCAGAATGCCGATGGCGACCACTACAGCGGCGGCTTCCAGAATGACCAGTTCCACGGCAAGGGCCGCTACCAGAGCGCCAGTGGCGAGACCTGGGCCGGCGAGTTCGTTGCCGGGGTGATGCAGGGCGCGGGGGAATACACCGATGGCCAGGGCACCCGCTACCTTGGTGAGTTCGCCGACTGGCAATATGATGGCGAAGGCCTGCTCACCCTGGCCGATGGCAGCGCCTACCAGGGCCGCTTTTCTGCGGGTGAGTACAGTGGCAAGGGCACGTTGACCCTGGCTGACGGCAGCCGTCAGTCCGGCACCTGGCAGCGCGGGCGCCTGCTCCGCGATGAACAGGGCCGGATGCTGCCCGACAGCCTCGAGCTGGGCCTGCTGCTGCAAGGGCAACTGCTCGATGAAGCCATCGCCGCCATTGCGCCCTCAACCTCGGCGCGTGAGCTGTATGCACTGACCCTGGCCGGCGACGGCAAGCAGAGTGTGTTCATGCGCGAGGCCGACTATGTCAGCCGGCTAATGCGCGAGCGCTTCGGTGCTCATGGCAGCGTCAGCCTGATCAACCACCGCGACCACCTTGCCGACCGCCCACTGGCCACCCGCGAGAACCTCACCCGCGTGGTGCAGGCGCTGGCCGAACGCAGCGGCGAGGAAGACCTGATCTTCATCTACCTGACCAGCCATGGCTCAAGCCGCCACGAACTCAATCTCGACCAGCCGCGCCTGCAACTGGCCGATCTGCCGGCCAGCGAGCTGGCCGCGCTGCTGGCGCCACTCAAACAACGCAACAAGGTGGTGGTGGTTTCGGCCTGCTACTCCGGCGGCTTCATCCCGCCGCTCAAGGATGAGAAAACCCTGGTGATGACCGCCGCCCGTGCCGACCGGGTGTCCTTCGGCTGCAGCGAGGAGAACAACTTCACCTACTTCGGCCGCGCCCTGTTCGCCGAAGCGCTGGGCGAAACCGATAACCTGGAACGGGCCTTCGAGCTGGCCAGGGAACGCGTCGCCGAGCGCGAGCAGATCGACGGTTTCGAACCTTCCGAACCGCAGATCTGGGCGCCACGCGGCGTACTCCAGCATTGGCGTGAACTGCGTCAGAGCCAGGCCGAACGCGCGCTCGGCGCCGTGGCCAGCAGCCCGGCAAAGGACTGA
- a CDS encoding oxidoreductase: MYLTPQHILIAGATGLTGEHLLDRLLSEPTVTRVLAPTRRPLAAHPHLENPVGDLQALLPQLSGQVDTAFCCLGSTIKQAGSQEAFRAVDHDLVLAFARRARELGARHLVVISALGASPDSSVFYNRVKGETEEALKAMDWPQLTIARPSLLLGKRHEFRLGERLAAPLLRWLPGRYRGIDACALARALWRLALEEEDGVRVIESADLRRLGR; the protein is encoded by the coding sequence ATGTACCTGACCCCGCAGCACATCCTTATCGCCGGTGCCACCGGACTCACCGGTGAGCACCTGCTCGATCGTCTGCTCAGCGAGCCGACGGTCACCCGCGTGCTGGCGCCGACCCGCCGCCCATTGGCCGCCCATCCGCATCTGGAAAACCCGGTGGGCGACCTGCAGGCGCTACTGCCGCAACTGTCCGGCCAGGTCGATACCGCCTTCTGCTGCCTGGGCAGTACCATCAAGCAGGCCGGCTCGCAGGAGGCCTTTCGTGCTGTCGACCACGATCTCGTGCTGGCTTTCGCCCGCCGCGCTCGCGAGCTGGGCGCGCGGCATCTGGTGGTGATCAGCGCTCTGGGCGCCAGCCCCGACTCTTCGGTGTTCTACAACCGCGTCAAAGGCGAGACCGAAGAAGCGCTGAAAGCCATGGACTGGCCACAACTGACCATCGCCCGCCCGTCGCTGCTGCTCGGAAAGCGCCATGAGTTTCGTCTTGGCGAGCGCCTGGCGGCACCGCTGCTGCGCTGGCTGCCGGGCAGGTACCGTGGCATCGACGCCTGTGCCCTGGCTCGCGCCCTGTGGCGCCTGGCCCTGGAAGAGGAAGACGGTGTGCGCGTGATAGAGTCTGCCGACCTGCGCCGCCTGGGGCGCTGA
- a CDS encoding DUF5629 family protein, whose translation MKPTSLIEALQDADMLEIDSLYAWQFDLDTELLAQISAGTAGSDSAAKPLLQVHCIDGRERRQWTFSLAAVQAARYSEADDSWLIAGNDASHALKCFAAYRGDNDEDDDEQDEA comes from the coding sequence ATGAAACCGACAAGCCTGATCGAGGCCCTGCAAGACGCCGACATGCTCGAGATCGACAGTCTGTATGCCTGGCAGTTCGACCTCGACACCGAACTGCTGGCGCAGATCAGCGCCGGCACGGCTGGCAGCGACAGCGCCGCCAAACCGCTGTTGCAGGTGCACTGCATCGATGGTCGCGAACGCCGCCAATGGACGTTCTCCCTGGCTGCGGTACAGGCTGCGCGCTACAGCGAAGCGGACGACAGCTGGCTGATCGCAGGCAACGACGCCAGCCACGCCCTCAAATGCTTCGCCGCCTATCGCGGCGACAATGATGAGGACGACGACGAGCAAGACGAAGCCTGA
- a CDS encoding class I SAM-dependent methyltransferase: MRVYDRYILPHLIDFACGMGAVMKARSQLVPLAQGRVLEIGIGSGLNLSFYDPQRVEKVVGVDPSAELQRLARERAACCQVPVEMIALELGQIQAESASFDDIVCTFTLCTIPDALGALREMRRVLKPGGRLLFCEHGLAPDLPVLRWQKRLTPLWKPLAGGCHLDRDIPALIEAGGFHIRQLDTGYLKGPRPMTHVFRGWAD; this comes from the coding sequence ATGCGCGTCTATGACCGCTATATCCTGCCGCACCTGATCGATTTCGCCTGCGGCATGGGCGCGGTGATGAAGGCGCGCTCGCAACTCGTGCCACTGGCGCAGGGCCGTGTGCTGGAAATCGGTATCGGCAGCGGCCTCAACCTGAGTTTCTACGATCCACAGCGGGTCGAGAAGGTCGTTGGCGTCGACCCGTCCGCCGAGTTGCAGCGTCTGGCGCGCGAACGTGCCGCGTGCTGCCAGGTGCCGGTGGAGATGATCGCCCTGGAACTGGGGCAGATTCAGGCTGAGAGCGCCAGCTTCGACGACATCGTCTGCACCTTCACCCTGTGCACCATCCCCGATGCGCTCGGCGCCCTGCGCGAGATGCGCCGCGTGCTCAAGCCTGGCGGACGTCTGCTTTTCTGCGAACACGGCCTGGCGCCAGACCTGCCGGTGCTACGCTGGCAGAAACGCCTGACGCCGCTGTGGAAACCGCTGGCCGGCGGCTGCCATCTGGATCGCGACATACCCGCACTGATCGAGGCTGGAGGCTTTCATATCCGCCAACTGGATA